A genomic window from Halomonas sp. LR3S48 includes:
- a CDS encoding oxidative damage protection protein codes for MSQTVFCRKYQQELEALPFPPLPGKKGQDIQGSVSKRAWDEWQALQTRLINEKHLNMLDPEARAYLNEQMERFLDNLETDQAEGYVPRER; via the coding sequence ATGAGCCAGACCGTTTTCTGTCGCAAGTACCAGCAAGAACTCGAGGCGCTGCCATTCCCGCCGCTGCCGGGAAAGAAGGGCCAGGACATCCAGGGCAGCGTGTCGAAGCGCGCCTGGGACGAGTGGCAGGCGCTGCAGACCCGGCTGATCAACGAGAAGCACCTCAACATGCTCGATCCCGAGGCGCGGGCCTACCTCAACGAGCAGATGGAGCGCTTTCTCGACAATCTTGAAACCGACCAGGCGGAAGGCTACGTGCCGCGCGAGCGCTAG
- the mutY gene encoding A/G-specific adenine glycosylase codes for MREMPEPVLEAAEFQRRLLDWFDRHGRHDLPWQRERTPYRVWVSEIMLQQTQVATVIPYFERFMGRFPTLAELAEASQDEVLHLWTGLGYYARGRNLHKAAQQVMSEHGGELPVASLDALAGLPGIGRSTAGAIIAQSTGQRAVILDGNVKRSLSRLHAVEGWPGRPAVERRLWALAEHYTPEHRVADHTQAMMDLGATLCRRGTPECGRCPFADVCVAHARGEQRRFPESKPKKALPTRTTLMLVLQDDQGRVLLEQRPASGLWGGLWGLPQFDDLMALRAWLDVHAPRAALQPNWPAFSHTFSHFRLEITPQPARIGGLDSVGEARCWYDPGNPGRIGLAAPVKSLLASLAPFALAASEGP; via the coding sequence ATGCGCGAAATGCCTGAGCCGGTTCTAGAAGCCGCCGAATTCCAGCGCCGCCTGCTGGACTGGTTCGATCGTCACGGTCGCCACGACCTGCCTTGGCAGCGTGAGCGCACGCCCTACCGGGTCTGGGTTTCCGAGATCATGCTGCAGCAGACCCAGGTGGCGACCGTGATTCCCTATTTCGAGCGCTTCATGGGCCGCTTCCCTACGCTTGCCGAGCTCGCCGAGGCCTCTCAAGACGAGGTGCTGCATCTGTGGACAGGGCTCGGCTACTACGCCCGCGGGCGCAACTTGCACAAGGCGGCACAGCAGGTGATGAGCGAGCATGGCGGCGAGCTGCCGGTGGCAAGCCTCGACGCCTTGGCTGGGCTGCCCGGCATCGGCCGTTCCACCGCCGGGGCAATCATTGCCCAGAGTACCGGCCAGCGAGCGGTGATCCTGGATGGCAACGTCAAGCGCAGCCTGTCGCGGCTGCACGCCGTGGAGGGCTGGCCGGGGCGACCAGCGGTGGAGCGTAGGCTGTGGGCGCTGGCCGAGCATTACACGCCCGAGCATCGCGTAGCCGACCACACCCAGGCGATGATGGATCTCGGCGCTACCCTGTGCCGGCGCGGCACGCCCGAATGCGGTCGCTGTCCGTTCGCCGATGTCTGCGTGGCCCATGCCCGCGGCGAGCAGCGCCGCTTTCCCGAGTCCAAGCCCAAGAAGGCTCTGCCGACACGCACTACGCTGATGCTGGTACTGCAGGACGACCAAGGTCGCGTGCTGCTCGAGCAGCGCCCGGCCAGTGGGTTGTGGGGCGGGCTGTGGGGCTTGCCCCAGTTCGACGATCTGATGGCGCTTCGAGCCTGGCTCGATGTACATGCCCCCAGGGCGGCACTCCAGCCGAACTGGCCGGCCTTCAGCCACACCTTCAGTCACTTCAGGCTAGAGATCACGCCGCAGCCGGCGCGGATCGGCGGGCTGGATTCGGTCGGCGAGGCGCGATGCTGGTACGATCCAGGCAATCCCGGGCGCATCGGCCTGGCGGCGCCGGTGAAGTCGCTGCTGGCCTCGCTCGCTCCGTTTGCACTGGCTGCATCGGAGGGACCTTGA
- a CDS encoding AsmA family protein has protein sequence MKRLLQMLLAAIGVLGVVVAAAVVYVTTFLDPEDFKPRLVEVVREQSGLELTLDGPLSWSFYPRLGVSVEQAEGRLPEQSAEDQPFLAFAHAEVSLAFAPLLRGEIAIEGLTLDGMQLRLARDEEGRGNWETLLQRLDEGREGAESALAPASAGPNRESGNLAVALNIASVQVRNGSARYRDLASGTEWLVEEINLSGTNVNPQRAFPFKSSFQLRSYPTLDWRELERSPALASDISLEGRMRLALAERRYVLEGLKLSSASLLAGIEGRQQLDLSGQQLILDLSQQRLQLQEGRLEAGLQHPALGESPIPLALALALDADLAENTAQLRDLQLTGPDELRLSGHLNLTGLDQAPAYSGQVSVAPFSLRPWLSRLGKMPEMADPQALSDVALTSPVRGNMERLELAGLTMVLDGSTFTGKLNAGFDGHLLDFELQGDRLDLDGYLPPAEPVDQSAARNNLLGVGKAHADDTAELVPAEWLARLNLNGALDLAQLRLSGLDFTEVGLAMSGSDGQQRLERFHSAFYDGELSASGALDLTRGPIRWQLNPSLSRVRLEPLLQALSEDDSPAPLRGRLTLDGELETRANSWPALKRNLNGRMAGQIDEGAILDVNVSQELCSLAAAIEGRETSRDWSADTRFERAEASLRINDGIARSEDILVLIPGIELGGTGELDLGSERFDLRAAARFVDGADAACPVNRRLERVPLPMRCSGELSGDSGEWCRFDREAFQATLAELLRDEVSRRAGDELEERLERPLEKLEERLGEGASRELRDTLRGLLN, from the coding sequence ATGAAGCGATTGCTGCAGATGCTGCTGGCTGCCATCGGGGTGCTCGGCGTCGTGGTGGCGGCGGCTGTGGTCTACGTCACGACCTTTCTCGACCCGGAGGACTTCAAGCCGCGGCTGGTCGAGGTAGTGCGCGAGCAGAGCGGGTTGGAGCTGACCCTGGACGGCCCGCTCTCCTGGTCGTTCTACCCGCGCCTGGGCGTGAGCGTGGAGCAAGCCGAAGGCCGCCTTCCGGAGCAGAGTGCCGAAGATCAGCCCTTCCTCGCCTTCGCCCATGCCGAGGTCAGCCTTGCCTTTGCACCGTTGCTGCGCGGGGAGATCGCCATCGAAGGGCTGACGCTCGACGGGATGCAGCTGCGCCTGGCTCGTGACGAGGAGGGACGCGGTAACTGGGAGACTCTGTTGCAGCGCCTCGACGAGGGCCGCGAAGGCGCCGAGTCGGCGCTGGCGCCGGCCAGCGCCGGGCCCAACCGGGAGAGCGGCAATCTGGCCGTGGCACTCAACATCGCCAGCGTTCAGGTACGCAACGGGTCGGCAAGGTATCGGGATCTCGCGTCGGGAACGGAGTGGCTGGTCGAGGAGATCAATCTTTCCGGCACCAACGTCAACCCCCAGCGCGCCTTTCCGTTCAAATCCTCCTTCCAACTGAGATCGTATCCCACCCTCGACTGGCGGGAGCTCGAACGCAGCCCGGCACTGGCGAGCGACATTTCGCTCGAAGGGCGGATGCGGCTGGCCCTTGCCGAGCGCCGCTACGTACTGGAGGGATTGAAGCTCAGTTCCGCAAGCTTGCTGGCGGGCATCGAGGGTCGGCAGCAACTCGACCTGAGCGGACAACAGCTTATCCTGGACCTCTCGCAGCAGCGGCTACAGCTTCAGGAGGGCCGGCTCGAGGCTGGGCTGCAACACCCTGCCCTGGGCGAGAGTCCCATACCATTGGCGTTGGCGCTGGCGTTGGATGCCGACCTGGCCGAGAACACGGCACAGCTGCGCGACCTGCAGCTGACCGGGCCCGATGAGCTGCGCCTGAGCGGGCACCTCAACCTCACCGGCCTCGACCAGGCACCCGCCTACAGCGGGCAGGTCAGCGTGGCGCCCTTCTCGTTGCGTCCATGGCTCTCGCGCCTGGGCAAAATGCCCGAGATGGCGGATCCCCAGGCGCTCTCCGACGTGGCCCTGACCAGCCCGGTGCGAGGCAATATGGAGCGTCTGGAGTTGGCGGGCCTGACCATGGTACTCGATGGCAGTACCTTCACCGGCAAGCTGAACGCCGGCTTCGACGGCCACCTGCTCGACTTCGAGCTGCAAGGCGACCGTCTCGACCTGGACGGCTACCTGCCGCCTGCCGAGCCCGTCGACCAGAGTGCTGCCCGGAATAATCTCCTGGGTGTCGGCAAGGCCCATGCCGACGACACGGCCGAGCTGGTCCCTGCCGAGTGGCTGGCTCGACTGAACTTGAATGGGGCGCTGGACCTGGCACAGCTGCGCTTGTCGGGGCTCGACTTCACCGAGGTGGGGTTGGCCATGTCCGGTAGCGACGGCCAGCAGCGCCTCGAACGCTTCCATTCGGCATTCTACGACGGTGAGTTGAGCGCCAGCGGAGCGCTCGACCTCACCCGCGGGCCGATTCGCTGGCAGCTCAACCCCAGCCTCTCACGGGTACGCCTGGAGCCGCTGCTGCAGGCGCTGAGCGAGGACGACAGCCCTGCGCCGCTACGTGGTCGGCTCACGCTCGACGGTGAGCTCGAAACGCGCGCCAACAGCTGGCCGGCGCTCAAGCGCAATCTCAACGGACGCATGGCGGGGCAAATCGACGAGGGGGCCATACTCGACGTCAACGTCTCACAAGAGCTGTGCTCATTGGCGGCTGCGATCGAGGGGCGCGAGACGAGCCGCGACTGGAGCGCCGATACGCGCTTCGAACGCGCTGAAGCGAGCCTGCGCATCAACGATGGCATTGCTCGCAGTGAAGACATCCTGGTTCTCATTCCCGGCATCGAGCTGGGCGGCACCGGCGAGCTGGACCTGGGCAGCGAACGCTTCGACCTGCGTGCCGCTGCCCGCTTCGTCGATGGTGCGGATGCCGCCTGCCCGGTCAATCGGCGCCTGGAGCGCGTGCCGCTGCCGATGCGCTGTAGCGGTGAGCTTTCCGGTGACAGCGGGGAATGGTGCCGCTTCGATCGTGAGGCGTTTCAGGCGACCCTGGCCGAGCTGTTGCGGGACGAAGTCTCCCGCCGTGCCGGCGATGAGCTGGAGGAGCGCCTCGAGCGCCCGCTCGAGAAACTCGAAGAACGCCTGGGCGAGGGAGCCAGTCGGGAACTTCGCGACACCTTGCGTGGTCTGTTGAATTGA
- a CDS encoding PanM family protein, producing the protein MPVTLHLVDKAVWASDPQIQHDLQRIYADAPAERLAVPVESFLRGHLEAGHFFGCAHFNDRLLGAVAVSDDDRAWWLSELCVRKATRRRGVGARLLALVSDAARAAGRELCILSSQLPVADQVLLTRLGYRLDITGDYFVLAPPLQGGGNT; encoded by the coding sequence ATGCCGGTAACGCTTCACCTCGTAGACAAGGCCGTCTGGGCGTCAGACCCACAGATACAGCACGACCTGCAGCGGATCTATGCCGACGCGCCGGCCGAGCGCCTGGCAGTGCCGGTGGAGTCCTTTCTTCGCGGGCACCTCGAGGCCGGCCACTTCTTCGGTTGCGCACACTTCAACGATCGCCTGCTGGGCGCGGTAGCGGTGAGCGACGACGATCGGGCCTGGTGGCTGTCGGAGCTGTGCGTGCGCAAGGCTACCCGGCGGCGCGGAGTCGGCGCGCGACTGCTGGCACTGGTCAGCGATGCAGCGCGTGCCGCGGGCCGTGAACTGTGCATACTCTCCTCGCAGCTTCCGGTCGCCGACCAGGTGCTGCTGACGCGCCTGGGATATCGCCTGGATATCACGGGTGACTATTTCGTATTGGCTCCACCGCTGCAAGGAGGCGGTAACACATGA
- the hisB gene encoding imidazoleglycerol-phosphate dehydratase HisB encodes MSERIATVTRDTKETQITVTVNLDGEGRLNCETGVPFLDHMLDQVARHGLIDLDIKAVGDLHIDDHHTVEDLGITLGQAFDQAIGDKRGIRRYGHAYVPLDEALSRVVVDFSGRPGLFMDVEFTRASIGRLDTQLFWEFFQGFVNHARVTLHIDNLKGFNAHHQAETIFKAFGRALRMAVEPDPRMAGQMPSTKGCL; translated from the coding sequence ATGTCCGAGCGAATCGCCACGGTAACCCGTGACACCAAGGAGACCCAAATCACGGTCACCGTGAATCTCGATGGCGAAGGCCGGCTGAACTGCGAGACCGGCGTTCCCTTCCTCGACCACATGCTGGATCAGGTGGCACGCCATGGCCTGATCGACCTGGACATCAAGGCGGTGGGCGACCTGCATATCGACGACCATCACACCGTCGAGGATCTCGGCATCACCCTCGGTCAGGCCTTCGATCAGGCCATCGGCGACAAGCGCGGTATTCGTCGCTATGGTCATGCCTATGTGCCGCTGGACGAAGCGCTGTCACGGGTCGTGGTAGACTTCTCAGGTCGCCCGGGCCTGTTCATGGACGTCGAGTTCACTCGCGCCAGCATCGGCCGTCTCGACACCCAGCTGTTCTGGGAGTTCTTCCAAGGCTTCGTCAATCACGCCCGGGTCACGCTGCACATCGACAACCTGAAGGGCTTCAATGCCCACCATCAGGCGGAGACCATCTTCAAGGCCTTCGGCCGCGCACTGCGCATGGCCGTGGAGCCCGACCCGCGCATGGCAGGGCAGATGCCGTCCACCAAGGGCTGCCTGTAG
- the hisH gene encoding imidazole glycerol phosphate synthase subunit HisH → MTIAVIDYGMGNLHSVAKALEHVTHERVVITRDPRRIQGATRLVLPGQGAIRDCMGELEKTELRGLVQELLTRQSKPLLGICVGQQMLLDHSEESGGIPCLGFLPGEVKRFPTDMVDDHGQRLKVPHMGWNLVHQHHEHPLWQGIDQDEHFYFVHSYYVAAEDDACVYGTTRYGGVDAHVAIGRDATFAVQFHPEKSSRAGLKLLENFVSWAP, encoded by the coding sequence ATGACCATTGCCGTCATCGATTACGGAATGGGTAATCTGCATTCAGTTGCCAAGGCGCTGGAGCACGTGACCCACGAACGCGTGGTCATCACTCGCGACCCGCGCCGCATCCAGGGTGCCACCCGCCTGGTGCTGCCCGGCCAGGGAGCGATCCGCGACTGCATGGGCGAGCTCGAAAAGACCGAGCTGCGAGGGCTGGTACAGGAGCTGCTGACCAGGCAGAGCAAGCCGCTGCTGGGCATTTGCGTCGGCCAGCAGATGCTGCTCGACCACAGTGAGGAGAGCGGCGGCATCCCCTGCCTGGGCTTTCTTCCCGGCGAAGTGAAGCGTTTTCCCACCGATATGGTCGACGACCACGGGCAGCGTCTCAAGGTGCCCCACATGGGCTGGAACCTGGTGCACCAGCACCACGAGCACCCGTTGTGGCAAGGCATCGATCAGGACGAGCACTTCTATTTCGTGCACAGCTATTACGTGGCGGCAGAAGACGACGCCTGCGTCTACGGCACCACCCGCTACGGAGGGGTCGACGCCCACGTGGCCATCGGCCGTGACGCCACCTTTGCCGTGCAGTTCCACCCGGAGAAGAGTTCACGGGCCGGGCTCAAGCTGCTGGAAAATTTCGTCAGCTGGGCGCCCTGA
- the hisA gene encoding 1-(5-phosphoribosyl)-5-[(5-phosphoribosylamino)methylideneamino]imidazole-4-carboxamide isomerase codes for MLVIPAIDLKDGKCVRLKQGRMDDATTYGDDPVAMAARWVEAGARRLHLVDLNGAFEGKPINGEAVTAIARRWPELPIQIGGGIRSAETIEHYLAAGVSYVIIGTKAVKEPDFVGEMCRAFPGHVIVGLDARDGFVATDGWAEVSQVKAVDLAKRFADDGVSSIVYTDIARDGMMNGVNVEATAQLAREGGLPVIASGGVTDLDDLRALVAASEPGILGAITGRAIYEGSLDVAEGQKLCDDLTAGLDRAGS; via the coding sequence ATGCTGGTAATTCCCGCCATCGATCTCAAGGACGGCAAGTGCGTTCGCCTCAAGCAGGGACGAATGGACGACGCCACCACCTACGGCGACGATCCGGTGGCCATGGCGGCCCGTTGGGTCGAGGCCGGTGCTCGCCGCCTGCATCTGGTCGACCTCAACGGCGCCTTCGAGGGCAAGCCGATCAATGGCGAGGCGGTGACCGCCATCGCCCGGCGCTGGCCTGAACTACCCATCCAGATCGGTGGCGGCATCCGTAGCGCCGAGACCATCGAGCACTATCTCGCCGCCGGCGTCTCCTACGTGATCATCGGCACCAAGGCGGTCAAGGAACCGGATTTCGTCGGCGAGATGTGCCGCGCCTTTCCCGGCCATGTGATCGTCGGCCTCGATGCCCGTGACGGCTTCGTCGCCACCGACGGCTGGGCCGAGGTCTCCCAGGTGAAGGCGGTGGACCTGGCCAAGCGCTTCGCCGATGACGGTGTCTCCAGCATCGTCTACACCGACATCGCCCGCGACGGCATGATGAACGGCGTCAACGTCGAGGCCACCGCCCAGCTAGCTCGCGAGGGTGGCCTGCCGGTGATCGCCTCCGGTGGCGTGACCGATCTCGACGACCTGCGCGCCCTCGTGGCAGCGAGCGAACCGGGCATACTCGGTGCCATCACCGGCCGGGCTATCTACGAGGGCAGCCTCGACGTGGCCGAAGGCCAGAAGCTGTGCGACGACCTGACTGCAGGGCTCGACCGAGCCGGGAGCTGA
- the hisF gene encoding imidazole glycerol phosphate synthase subunit HisF: protein MGLTKRIIPCLDVDAGRVVKGVNFIGIRDAGDPVEIAQRYNLQGADEITFLDITASHEDRDTTVEMVERIAGEVFIPLTVGGGIRTCDDIRTMLNAGADKVSINTAAVTNPDFVREAAERFGSQCIVVAIDAKRVSAEGESPRWEIFTHGGRRPTGLDAVEWAKRMVEYGAGELLLTSMDRDGTKAGFDLGVTRAISDAVTVPVIASGGVGNLDHLVDGVIEGGADAVLAASIFHFSEYTIPEAKRYMADRGIEMRL from the coding sequence ATGGGACTGACCAAGCGCATTATCCCCTGTCTCGATGTCGACGCCGGCCGGGTGGTCAAGGGCGTCAATTTCATCGGTATCCGCGATGCCGGCGACCCGGTCGAGATCGCCCAGCGCTACAACCTGCAGGGCGCCGACGAGATCACCTTCCTCGACATCACCGCCAGTCATGAGGATCGTGACACCACGGTGGAGATGGTCGAGCGCATCGCCGGCGAGGTGTTCATACCGCTGACCGTGGGCGGCGGCATCCGCACCTGCGACGATATCCGCACCATGCTCAATGCCGGTGCCGACAAGGTCTCGATCAATACCGCCGCGGTCACCAACCCCGACTTCGTGCGCGAGGCCGCCGAGCGCTTCGGCAGCCAATGCATCGTCGTGGCCATAGACGCCAAGCGTGTCTCCGCCGAGGGCGAATCGCCACGCTGGGAGATATTTACCCACGGCGGACGGCGCCCCACCGGCTTGGACGCGGTCGAATGGGCGAAAAGAATGGTCGAGTATGGAGCCGGCGAGCTGCTGCTGACCAGCATGGACCGCGACGGTACCAAGGCCGGCTTCGACCTGGGCGTGACCCGAGCGATCAGCGACGCCGTGACGGTGCCGGTGATCGCCTCCGGCGGCGTCGGCAATCTCGATCATCTCGTGGACGGCGTGATAGAAGGCGGAGCCGATGCGGTACTCGCCGCCAGCATCTTCCACTTCAGCGAGTACACCATACCCGAGGCCAAGCGCTACATGGCCGACCGCGGCATCGAGATGCGCCTGTAA
- a CDS encoding YjaG family protein: MSQPTGGFHQRLQALAPRQQQAFMAALCERLLPNYALYAKMTGAGNPAGVKAILDLVWEQLSVREARIDFERQAEKLAELEPPSDDDSFGARRAMEVVVALASLLDTLRGDSPDAVLEVSRISKAGVRAFIELAEGEEDAGKLAKLVREHPLMADENDFQDAVLEAAESPLDPDTLKAIRRLGRNDGISNLGLEAG; encoded by the coding sequence ATGAGCCAGCCAACAGGGGGCTTCCACCAGCGGCTCCAGGCACTCGCGCCGCGTCAGCAACAAGCCTTCATGGCGGCGCTGTGCGAACGGTTGCTACCCAACTATGCGCTCTACGCGAAAATGACCGGGGCGGGAAATCCGGCGGGGGTGAAGGCGATTCTCGATCTGGTGTGGGAGCAGCTCAGCGTGCGAGAGGCGCGTATCGATTTCGAACGCCAGGCAGAGAAGCTTGCCGAGCTAGAACCGCCATCCGACGACGACAGCTTCGGTGCTCGGCGCGCCATGGAAGTCGTGGTCGCTTTGGCTTCGCTGCTCGATACATTGCGCGGTGACTCCCCCGATGCCGTGCTCGAGGTCAGCCGCATCTCCAAGGCTGGCGTGCGTGCCTTCATCGAACTGGCCGAGGGCGAGGAGGACGCCGGCAAGCTGGCGAAGCTGGTGCGCGAGCACCCCCTCATGGCGGACGAGAACGATTTCCAGGATGCCGTGTTGGAAGCCGCGGAAAGCCCGCTTGATCCAGATACGCTCAAGGCGATACGGCGGCTTGGACGAAACGATGGAATAAGCAACCTTGGGCTAGAGGCCGGTTAG
- a CDS encoding MGMT family protein: MKPALREQILTILAAIPPGRVTTYGRIAAMTEGATPRLVARALRELPDEHGLPWFRVITASRRVADHPGAIEQRQRLIAEGVLFDARGRVAPEALWP, encoded by the coding sequence ATGAAACCGGCACTGCGGGAACAGATCCTGACCATCCTGGCCGCAATACCGCCGGGGCGGGTGACCACCTATGGCCGTATTGCCGCCATGACCGAAGGCGCCACCCCCCGCCTGGTGGCAAGGGCGCTGCGCGAACTGCCAGACGAGCATGGGTTGCCTTGGTTTCGCGTCATCACGGCCTCGCGCCGTGTGGCCGACCATCCCGGTGCCATCGAGCAGCGTCAACGGTTGATTGCCGAAGGCGTATTGTTCGATGCGCGAGGACGAGTGGCGCCTGAAGCGCTGTGGCCATGA
- a CDS encoding type 1 glutamine amidotransferase yields the protein MHLHLLQHSPHQGPGRIADWLTSMGHSHTVFHLHAGELPPSLADGDALILLDGPMDIFDDERYSWLKRERKLIAKALDGNKPLLGIGMGARMIAAELGATVGHGTFAEVGWHEVTLAPESPFDLPERFTAFMWHRDVFALPDNALPLGGSPGSPVQGFAWDAGRALGLLCHFEVTPASVDALLASNERPTGSEASPHAQPAESILADARRFDRLAPLLDRLLSQWIRSAAA from the coding sequence ATGCACCTGCACCTTCTTCAACACAGCCCGCATCAGGGCCCGGGACGCATCGCCGATTGGCTGACCAGCATGGGACACAGCCATACCGTCTTCCATCTCCATGCGGGCGAACTTCCCCCGAGCCTGGCCGATGGCGACGCATTGATCCTGCTCGACGGCCCCATGGACATATTCGACGACGAACGCTACTCCTGGCTCAAGCGTGAGCGCAAGCTGATTGCCAAGGCGTTGGACGGCAACAAGCCGCTGCTCGGCATCGGCATGGGCGCGAGGATGATCGCCGCCGAGCTGGGCGCCACGGTGGGCCACGGCACCTTCGCCGAGGTCGGCTGGCACGAGGTGACCCTCGCCCCGGAAAGCCCCTTCGATCTGCCGGAGCGCTTCACCGCCTTCATGTGGCATCGCGATGTCTTCGCCCTGCCCGACAACGCCCTGCCGCTGGGTGGCAGCCCCGGCAGTCCGGTACAGGGCTTCGCCTGGGATGCCGGGCGTGCGCTGGGGCTGCTGTGCCATTTCGAGGTCACGCCAGCCAGCGTCGACGCACTGCTGGCGAGTAACGAGAGGCCAACAGGGAGCGAGGCCAGCCCCCACGCTCAGCCCGCCGAAAGCATCCTCGCCGATGCCAGGCGTTTCGACCGACTGGCGCCGCTGCTCGACCGTCTGCTCAGCCAGTGGATACGCAGTGCAGCGGCCTGA
- the mnmH gene encoding tRNA 2-selenouridine(34) synthase MnmH: MNLPLIEPDLSLLREGCALIDVRAPVEFAQGGLPGAINLPLMDDEERRLVGIEYKHHGQQAAIELGQRLVSGGIRAIRIDAWRRMVETHPDAVIYCYRGGLRSQIAQQWLAESGMARPRIRGGWKAMRQALCQRIDAAAEQPLLVVGGLTGCAKTALIQALPNGLDLEGCARHKGSAFGRHPLPAPSQIDFEHAMGLRLLELPGPLVVEDESRHIGAANVPLAFWRSMERAPRIRVEMPLDWRLAQIHKDYIDDLWAIYRHQFGEWLGWALMRKQLSSALVRLKKRLGRARLARLQRLQQLAFREHERGNRQAHEAWLAPLLTEYYDPMYRYQLEKRDPGRFLHIGDWDSCLAAAREWSAEAARQSAEQPLPA; this comes from the coding sequence GTGAACCTGCCCCTGATCGAGCCCGACCTCTCCCTGCTGCGCGAGGGGTGTGCGCTGATTGACGTGCGGGCGCCGGTGGAATTTGCCCAGGGCGGCCTGCCCGGGGCGATCAACTTGCCGCTGATGGACGATGAGGAGCGTCGTCTGGTGGGCATCGAGTACAAGCATCACGGTCAGCAGGCGGCTATCGAGCTGGGCCAGCGGCTGGTCAGTGGCGGCATTCGTGCGATACGGATCGATGCCTGGCGACGCATGGTCGAGACACATCCAGACGCCGTGATTTATTGCTATCGCGGCGGGTTGCGCTCGCAGATCGCCCAGCAGTGGCTGGCCGAGAGTGGTATGGCGCGGCCACGCATCCGTGGCGGCTGGAAGGCGATGCGCCAGGCGCTGTGCCAGCGTATCGACGCGGCGGCCGAGCAGCCGTTGCTGGTGGTCGGCGGCCTTACCGGCTGCGCCAAGACGGCGCTGATTCAGGCACTGCCCAATGGTTTGGATCTTGAGGGCTGCGCCCGGCACAAGGGTTCGGCCTTTGGTCGACACCCGCTGCCGGCGCCGAGCCAGATCGACTTCGAGCACGCCATGGGACTGCGCCTGCTGGAGCTCCCTGGCCCGCTGGTGGTGGAGGACGAGTCGCGCCATATCGGTGCGGCCAATGTGCCGCTCGCCTTCTGGCGGTCGATGGAGCGCGCTCCTCGAATCCGGGTGGAGATGCCCCTCGACTGGCGCCTGGCTCAGATTCATAAGGATTACATAGATGACTTGTGGGCGATCTATCGTCATCAGTTCGGCGAGTGGCTGGGCTGGGCGCTGATGCGCAAGCAGCTCTCGAGTGCGCTGGTGAGACTGAAGAAGCGCCTGGGCCGTGCACGTCTGGCACGCCTCCAGCGGCTGCAGCAGCTCGCTTTCCGAGAGCACGAGCGCGGCAACCGTCAGGCCCATGAGGCATGGCTGGCACCGCTGCTCACCGAATACTACGACCCCATGTATCGCTATCAGTTGGAGAAGCGCGACCCGGGACGCTTCCTGCACATCGGCGACTGGGACAGCTGCCTGGCCGCGGCTCGAGAGTGGTCGGCCGAGGCGGCACGGCAGTCTGCCGAGCAGCCTTTGCCGGCTTGA